In Topomyia yanbarensis strain Yona2022 chromosome 2, ASM3024719v1, whole genome shotgun sequence, one DNA window encodes the following:
- the LOC131682238 gene encoding protein adenylyltransferase Fic produces MCCVFDDPSPNLIGIRKRSQSGGERTGSKKWRNRMSGFHYFVIFVSGSLVSGMMFALLNYNPNYRSLPARAAPHHLPDGRFLQIADEAKVLEPYLSAVKLPGGFDSTSGGKYNRNEQHDTNEQEALSSLKMATEMKLVGKDDKALRLFQHALALSPKHPEVLTKYGEFLEHNQQDVLTADHYYYQALTVNPSYSEALVNRQRTARIVEHLDQKRFERLDEKRDALSSVHAMNAALKRAEKEAYIQHIYHSVGIEGNTMSLAQTRSILETKMAVDGKSIDEHNEILGLDAAMKYINATLVNKNDFITMKDILEIHRRVLGHVDPIEGGEFRRTQVYVGGHVPPGPGDLSILMNRFENWLNSEQSFLLHPVKYAAMAHYKLVHIHPFSDGNGRTSRLLMNTLLMRAGYPPVIIQKQHRHKYYDHLQIANDGDIRPFVRFIADCTERTLDLYLWATSDLSNPIPLLAQESMAQGVPLINGFEETSTTEGSGAGDTIRIGII; encoded by the exons ATGTGTTGCGTATTCGATGATCCATCACCAAACTTGATCGGAATTCGGAAACGATCGCAATCAGGTGGTGAAAGAACGGGATCAAAAAAATGGCGCAACCGAATGAGTGGCTTTCATTATTTCGTCATCTTCGTCAGTGGGTCGTTGGTTTCGGGAATGATGTTTGCGCTATTGAACTATAACCCCAATTATCGGTCATTGCCCGCCCGAGCCGCACCGCATCATCTTCCAGATGGTAGGTTTCTTCAGATTGCCGATGAGGCTAAGGTTTTGGAGCCATACCTGTCAGCGGTTAAGTTACCCGGAGGATTCGATAGTACTAGTGGCGGAAAGTATAACAGAAATGAGCAGCATGATACAAACGAACAGGAAGCGCTTAGTTCGTTGAAAATGGCAACGGAAATGAAGTTGGTGGGGAAGGACGATAAGGCACTTCGACTATTCCAGCATGCACTGGCATTGTCGCCCAAGCATCCGGAGGTGCTAACAAAGTATGGCGAGTTTTTGGAACACAACCAGCAGGACGTACTAACCGCTGATCATTACTATTACCAAGCTTTGACGGTAAATCCTTCCTATTCGGAGGCGTTAGTGAATCGCCAAAGGACTGCTCGCATAGTCGAACATTTGGATCAGAAACGTTTCGAACGGTTAGATGAAAAGCGGGATGCACTTTCCTCCGTGCACGCTATGAATGCCGCACTAAAGCGAGCGGAAAAGGAAGCTTATATCCAGCATATCTACCATTCGGTGGGGATTGAAGGGAACACGATGAGTTTGGCTCAAACCCGGTCAATTCTGGAGACAAAAATGGCAGTAGACGGGAAGAGCATCGATGAGCACAATGAGATTCTTGGGCTGGATGCTGCGATGAAGTACATCAATGCAACCCTGGTTAACAA AAACGATTTTATAACTATGAAGGACATATTGGAGATCCACCGAAGAGTTTTGGGCCACGTCGATCCAATCGAGGGAGGCGAATTTCGGCGTACCCAGGTTTACGTCGGAGGTCACGTTCCACCTGGTCCGGGTGATCTGTCGATTCTGATGAACCGTTTCGAAAACTGGCTCAATTCGGAACAATCTTTTCTGCTTCATCCGGTAAAGTATGCTGCTATGGCTCACTACAAACTGGTTCACATTCACCCGTTCAGTGACGGAAACGGCAGAACGTCCCGGTTGCTGATGAACACACTGCTGATGCGTGCCGGTTATCCACCGGTGATCATCCAGAAGCAACACCGACACAAGTACTATGACCATCTACAGATTGCTAACGATGGTGACATTCGACCGTTCGTGCGGTTTATCGCGGACTGCACCGAACGGACGCTGGATCTTTATCTCTGGGCTACCAGCGATCTGTCCAATCCGATTCCGCTGCTGGCGCAGGAGAGTATGGCGCAAGGTGTGCCTCTGATCAATGGTTTCGAAGAAACGAGTACTACGGAAGGTAGTGGCGCCGGGGATACCATACGGATAGGAATCATTTG A